A genomic window from Nerophis ophidion isolate RoL-2023_Sa linkage group LG22, RoL_Noph_v1.0, whole genome shotgun sequence includes:
- the LOC133540747 gene encoding G-protein-signaling modulator 2-like yields MESSCLDLALEGERLCKAGNYRAGVSFFESAIQVGTEDLQILSAIYSQLGNAYFHLQEFNKALEYHRHDLTLTRTIGDEVGEAKASGNLGNTLKLLGRYNEAVVCCQRHIDITRAMCDKVGQARALYNFGNVYHAKGKSICWSGTEPGEFPEEARIALRKAAQYYEANLCLVKELGDRAAQGRTYGNLGNTYYLLGDFETAVVAHEKRLLVAKEFGDKSAERRAHCNLGNAHIFLSQFEVAAGHYKRTLQLARLLKDKAVEAQACYSLGNTYTLLQDYERAIDYHLKHLVIAQDLNDRIGEGRAYWSLGNAHTALGNHEQAMHFAEKHLEIAKETEDKSGEATARMNLSDLRLVVGLKSSIYSNIFSKTNSSALSVSHQSYLSMSGTKSPLKKEGSADLSPNSSLSQDWEEDKLSRSSKNNTIKASTKLFLFHRLKSKKRKSNKSPKEQHDSASDLSVPDLDPPKSSKQVSHDTIGEDSFFDLLSRFQGNRMDDQRCSLIDGLNHQPASSSPSSTPVVAERKSTLDGEAPLQDPGHFLELLASSQARRLNDQRVSLSHFPGLRLSTCNLPSTPSTSCENQAPVQAHISNPGPAHIQSQYNCMEPSIEQPEGDDVFFDMLVKCQGSRLNDQRCAAPPSATRGMTVPDDDIFSLILRSQANRMEEQRVLPPSDVIQSKPD; encoded by the exons ATGGAGTCGTCATGTCTGGACCTGGCCCTGGAAGGTGAACGACTCTGTAAGGCCGGCAATTATCGTGCTGGTGTGTCTTTCTTTGAGTCAGCCATCCAGGTTGGAACCGAGGACCTCCAAATCCTCAGCGCCATCTACAGCCAGCTTGGCAACGCTTACTTTCACCTGCAGGAATTTAACAAAGCCTTGGAGTACCACCGGCACGATCTCACGCTTACAAG GACGATTGGGGATGAAGTTGGTGAGGCCAAAGCCAGCGGCAACCTTGGGAACACGTTAAAGCTTTTAGGAAGATACAATGAAGCGGTGGTTTGTTGCCAAAGACATATAGACATCACAAGAGCTATGTGTGATAAG GTTGGGCAGGCCCGAGCACTATATAATTTTGGGAACGTTTACCACGCCAAGGGCAAAAGCATCTGTTGGTCGGGGACGGAGCCGGGAGAGTTTCCAGAGGAAGCCAGGATAGCCCTGAGGAAAGCTGCACAGTACTATGA AGCAAACCTGTGTCTTGTGAAGGAGTTGGGGGATCGTGCAGCCCAGGGTCGCACTTATGGGAACCTTGGTAACACCTATTACCTACTGGGGGACTTTGAAACTGCTGTTGTAGCGCatgaaaag cgCCTACTCGTTGCTAAAGAGTTTGGGGACAAGTCTGCAGAGAGGAGGGCACACTGTAACCTTGGTAACGCTCACATCTTCCTCAGCCAATTTGAAGTGGCAGCAGGTCATTACAA GAGGACTCTGCAGCTCGCCAGGCTTTTGAAGGACAAGGCGGTGGAGGCCCAGGCCTGTTACAGCCTGGGTAACACCTACACATTACTTCAGGACTATGAGAGAGCCATAGATTATCACCTCAAACATCTGGTCATTGCTCAGGACCTCAACGACAG AATTGGGGAAGGAAGGGCCTACTGGAGTCTAGGAAATGCCCACACTGCCCTAGGGAACCACGAGCAAGCTATGCACTTTGCTGAAAAACATCTGGAAATTGCCAAAGAA ACAGAAGACAAAAGTGGTGAGGCGACGGCGCGGATGAATTTGTCTGACCTCCGGCTGGTTGTAGGCCTAAAGTCCAGCATCTATTCCAACATCTTCAGCAAAACTAACAGCTCTGCCCTTTCAGTTAGCCATCAGAGTTACCTCAGCATGTCCG GAACAAAGTCTCCATTAAAGAAGGAAGGTAGTGCAGATCTAAGTCCAAATTCATCATTAAGTCAG GACTGGGAGGAAGATAAACTCTCCAGGTCATCAAAAAATAACACCATCAAAGCTTCCACTAAACTTTTTCTTTTTCACCGACTAAAAAGTAAAAAACGGAAGAGCAACAAATCTCCCAAAGAGCAGCATGACAGTGCCTCAGACCTCTCAGTGCCTGATTTGGACCCGCCAAAGTCTTCCAAG CAAGTGTCACATGACACAATTGGGGAGGATAGCTTTTTCGACCTCCTCTCTCGTTTCCAGGGCAACCGAATGGACGACCAAAGGTGCTCTCTTATCGATGGCTTGAACCATCAGCCCGCCAGCTCCTCTCCCTCGTCCACCCCTGTTGTAGCTGAAAGGAAAT CTACACTGGACGGCGAAGCACCATTGCAGGATCCTGGTCATTTCCTGGAGCTGCTGGCCAGCTCCCAGGCCCGTCGGCTGAACGACCAGCGAGTCAGCCTGAGCCATTTTCCTGGCTTGAGACTCAGCACCTGCAACCTGCCCAGTACACCCTCCACCTCCTGCGAAAACCAAGCCCCCGTTCAAG CCCATATTTCGAATCCAGGTCCAGCTCACATACAATCCCAGTACAACTGCATGGAGCCCAGCATTGAGCAGCCTGAGGGGGATGATGTCTTCTTTGACATGCTCGTCAAGTGCCAG GGCTCCCGACTGAATGACCAGAGGTGTGCTGCTCCACCTTCTGCCACACGAGGAATGACTGTCCCAGATGATGATATCTTTAGTCTCATCTTGCGTTCTCAGGCAAACAGGATGGAAGAACAGCGGGTCCTGCCTCCATCtgacgtcattcagtccaaaccGGACTGA